From the genome of Deinococcus sp. JMULE3, one region includes:
- the nth gene encoding endonuclease III, with protein sequence MTEAPLNVARPDDERAAFLVWIKDTLRPEYGERPLTPRREPLHELISTILSQRTTHADEEAAYRELRTLGDWDAIIAAPVETVAHAIRRSNYPESRAPRIQATLAALRDSPGGYDLNFLRDLPVKDALKFLTDLPGVGIKTASLVLLFNFARPVFPVDTHVHRVTTRVGAIPKMGEQAAHRALLKLLPPDPAFLYELHVNLLRHGQRVCSWHDPKCSACILRSRCDAHAQYGDGVPAWKG encoded by the coding sequence ATGACTGAAGCACCCTTGAACGTGGCCCGCCCGGATGACGAGCGGGCCGCGTTCCTCGTGTGGATCAAGGACACGCTGCGACCCGAGTACGGCGAGCGGCCCCTGACACCCCGCCGGGAGCCTCTGCACGAGCTGATCAGCACGATCCTCTCGCAGCGCACCACGCACGCCGACGAGGAAGCCGCGTACCGGGAACTGCGGACGCTGGGCGACTGGGACGCCATCATCGCCGCGCCCGTGGAGACCGTGGCGCACGCGATCCGCCGCAGCAACTACCCCGAGAGCAGGGCCCCACGTATCCAGGCGACCCTGGCCGCGCTGCGCGACTCGCCCGGCGGGTACGACCTGAACTTCCTGCGCGACCTGCCCGTCAAGGACGCCCTGAAGTTCCTGACGGACCTGCCCGGCGTGGGCATCAAGACCGCCAGTCTGGTGCTGCTGTTCAACTTCGCCCGCCCGGTCTTCCCGGTGGACACGCACGTGCACCGCGTCACGACGCGCGTGGGGGCCATCCCGAAGATGGGCGAACAGGCCGCGCACCGCGCGCTGCTGAAACTCCTGCCGCCCGATCCGGCGTTCCTGTACGAACTGCACGTGAACCTGCTGCGCCACGGCCAGCGCGTGTGTTCCTGGCACGACCCGAAGTGCAGCGCGTGCATCCTGCGCTCCCGCTGCGACGCCCACGCCCAGTACGGGGATGGGGTGCCCGCCTGGAAGGGGTAG
- a CDS encoding dihydrolipoamide acetyltransferase family protein → MKEVLLPELAESVVEGEILKWLVQEGDTIALEQPLCEVMTDKVTVELPSPVAGVLSKRLAGEGDVVAVHAAIALIDETGGAAAAPAPAAPAAAPLSTQAQEEREQVGGSIVEAGHLQNKADDDSTSLFKAFSSDEKVQVQGLGARQPAAPAAPTQPTRADGRVLAVPAARQLARELNLDLAQVRGSGPNGRIRVSDVLAHQGINQGQAAATQTAAPAQAPAQTAQPAAAPAKAPAAGGMPVAPVQYRTPKGYEHLEDRVPLRGMRRAISNQMQASHLYTVRTLTVDEVNLSRLVEFRARVKEDAAAAGVKLSYLPFIFKAVAVALRKFPSLNTSFDEATQEIVQKRYYNIGMAVATDAGLTVPVLKDVNHKSVFDLAREVSDLAVRAQGGKLQADELAGSTFSVTNIGSIGALFSFPIINVPDAAILGIHSIQKRPIVDEYDNIVVAHMMYLSLSFDHRLVDGAEAARFCKEVIRLLENPDRLMLEAM, encoded by the coding sequence ATGAAAGAAGTGCTGCTGCCCGAACTGGCCGAGAGCGTCGTCGAGGGCGAAATCCTGAAGTGGCTGGTGCAGGAGGGCGACACCATCGCCCTGGAACAACCCCTGTGCGAGGTCATGACCGACAAGGTCACCGTGGAACTCCCCAGCCCGGTCGCCGGGGTGCTCAGCAAGCGCCTCGCGGGTGAGGGGGACGTGGTGGCCGTGCACGCCGCCATCGCCCTGATCGACGAGACCGGCGGGGCCGCCGCTGCCCCCGCACCCGCCGCCCCAGCCGCTGCGCCGCTGAGCACGCAGGCGCAGGAGGAACGCGAGCAGGTCGGTGGCAGCATCGTCGAGGCCGGACACCTCCAGAACAAGGCAGATGACGATTCCACCAGCCTCTTCAAGGCGTTCTCCAGCGACGAGAAGGTGCAGGTGCAGGGCCTCGGCGCACGTCAGCCCGCCGCTCCCGCCGCACCTACCCAGCCGACCCGCGCGGACGGCCGGGTGCTGGCCGTGCCTGCCGCGCGGCAGCTGGCCCGCGAACTGAACCTGGACCTGGCCCAGGTGCGCGGCAGCGGTCCCAACGGCCGTATCCGCGTGAGCGACGTGCTGGCCCACCAGGGCATCAACCAGGGTCAGGCGGCCGCCACCCAGACAGCTGCCCCGGCTCAGGCGCCCGCGCAGACCGCCCAGCCCGCCGCTGCCCCCGCGAAAGCCCCCGCTGCGGGTGGCATGCCCGTCGCGCCCGTGCAGTACCGCACGCCCAAGGGCTACGAGCACCTCGAGGACCGCGTGCCGCTGCGGGGCATGCGCCGCGCCATCAGTAACCAGATGCAGGCCAGCCACCTGTACACGGTGCGCACCCTGACCGTGGACGAGGTGAACCTCAGCCGACTCGTCGAGTTTCGCGCCCGCGTCAAGGAAGACGCCGCCGCGGCGGGCGTGAAACTCTCGTACCTGCCGTTCATCTTCAAGGCCGTCGCCGTCGCGCTGCGCAAGTTCCCCAGCCTGAACACCAGCTTCGACGAGGCCACCCAGGAGATCGTCCAGAAGCGCTACTACAACATCGGCATGGCCGTCGCCACCGACGCGGGCCTGACCGTGCCCGTCCTGAAGGACGTGAACCACAAGAGCGTCTTCGATCTCGCCCGTGAAGTCAGCGACCTCGCCGTGCGCGCCCAGGGCGGCAAACTCCAGGCGGACGAACTGGCGGGCAGCACCTTCAGCGTCACGAACATCGGCTCGATCGGCGCGCTGTTCTCCTTCCCGATCATCAACGTGCCCGACGCCGCCATCCTCGGCATTCACTCCATCCAGAAGCGGCCCATCGTGGACGAGTACGACAACATCGTCGTGGCGCACATGATGTACCTCAGCCTGTCCTTTGACCACCGCCTCGTGGACGGCGCGGAAGCCGCGCGCTTCTGCAAGGAAGTCATCCGCCTGCTCGAAAACCCCGACCGGCTGATGCTCGAAGCCATGTGA
- a CDS encoding alpha-ketoacid dehydrogenase subunit beta, with amino-acid sequence MTATQTRPEAAPMTTGRTINLIQAVTEAIAEEMERDQRVVLFGEDVGARGGVFMATAGLQERFGKNRVFDTPLSEASIVGAAVGMAVRGLRPIAEIQFADYMGPGFDQIISQAAKIRYRSAGQFTAPMVIRTPSGGGVKGGHHHSQSPESYYTHTPGLKVVMPSTPYDAKGLLKAALRGEDPVIYFEPKRLYRAAKGEVPDHDYVVKLGEAAIRREGSDLSLIGYGGVMPDLEKAADALAAEGVSVDVIDLRSLVPWDRDRVLTSVQKTGRAVLVSEAPRISNFMGEVAYVIQEQAFDYLTAPVGQVAGFDTPYPYVQDKVYLPGANRIVAACVQALNY; translated from the coding sequence GTGACCGCCACCCAGACCCGCCCGGAGGCTGCCCCCATGACGACCGGCCGCACCATCAACCTCATCCAGGCCGTCACCGAGGCCATCGCCGAGGAGATGGAACGCGACCAGCGCGTGGTCCTGTTCGGCGAGGACGTCGGCGCGCGCGGCGGCGTGTTCATGGCCACCGCCGGACTCCAGGAACGCTTCGGCAAGAACCGCGTGTTCGACACGCCCCTGAGCGAGGCCAGCATCGTCGGCGCGGCCGTCGGCATGGCCGTGCGCGGCCTGCGGCCTATCGCGGAGATCCAGTTCGCGGACTACATGGGCCCCGGCTTCGACCAGATCATCTCGCAGGCCGCCAAGATCCGCTACCGGTCAGCCGGGCAGTTCACGGCGCCCATGGTCATCCGCACGCCCTCGGGCGGCGGCGTGAAGGGCGGGCACCACCACAGCCAGAGCCCCGAGAGCTACTACACCCACACGCCGGGCCTGAAGGTCGTCATGCCCAGCACCCCCTACGACGCCAAGGGCCTGCTGAAGGCCGCGCTGCGCGGCGAGGACCCCGTCATCTACTTCGAACCCAAACGCCTCTACCGCGCCGCCAAGGGCGAGGTGCCCGACCACGACTATGTCGTGAAACTGGGCGAGGCCGCCATCCGCCGCGAGGGCAGCGACCTCTCGCTCATCGGGTACGGCGGCGTGATGCCCGACCTGGAGAAGGCCGCCGACGCCCTGGCCGCCGAGGGCGTCAGCGTCGATGTCATCGACCTGCGCTCCCTGGTCCCCTGGGACCGCGACCGCGTCCTGACCAGCGTCCAGAAGACCGGCCGGGCCGTCCTCGTCAGCGAGGCGCCGCGCATCAGCAACTTCATGGGCGAGGTCGCGTACGTCATCCAGGAACAGGCCTTCGATTACCTCACCGCGCCCGTCGGGCAGGTAGCGGGCTTCGACACGCCGTACCCGTACGTACAGGACAAGGTGTACCTGCCCGGCGCGAACCGCATCGTGGCCGCCTGCGTGCAGGCCCTCAATTACTGA
- a CDS encoding AAA family ATPase — MSDAFLILGAPAAGKSTVARALTRRFTRGVHIPVDDVRHMVTSGLVDMSFEFSDELLAQLALAHEAAALMARTYTRGGFAVALDDFWFGVQPEADYARVLGPDLHLVLLRPQRAAALARLSARGTDGDSFRPLLEQAIAFVDDELERHPKTDWHVIDSTRLTVEETVDAILHATGVQPR, encoded by the coding sequence ATGAGCGACGCCTTCCTGATCCTGGGTGCGCCCGCTGCCGGGAAGAGCACGGTGGCCCGGGCACTGACGCGCCGCTTCACGCGGGGCGTGCACATCCCGGTGGATGACGTGCGGCACATGGTGACGTCCGGGCTGGTGGACATGAGTTTCGAGTTCAGCGACGAACTGCTCGCCCAGCTGGCGCTGGCGCACGAGGCCGCCGCGCTGATGGCCCGCACGTACACCCGGGGCGGATTTGCCGTGGCGCTGGACGACTTCTGGTTCGGGGTGCAGCCCGAGGCGGACTACGCGCGGGTGCTCGGCCCGGACCTGCACCTCGTGCTGCTGCGCCCCCAGCGGGCGGCCGCGCTGGCTCGCCTGTCGGCGCGGGGGACGGACGGGGACAGTTTCCGCCCGCTGCTGGAACAGGCCATCGCGTTCGTGGACGATGAACTGGAACGCCACCCGAAGACGGACTGGCACGTCATCGACTCCACCCGACTGACGGTGGAGGAGACCGTGGACGCCATCCTGCACGCCACGGGCGTCCAGCCCCGCTGA